One window of the Sander lucioperca isolate FBNREF2018 chromosome 5, SLUC_FBN_1.2, whole genome shotgun sequence genome contains the following:
- the brca2 gene encoding breast cancer type 2 susceptibility protein isoform X1 — protein MDLPSKNMYDTYKDEIWKELGPLDPDWFEALTAQTFTSEGNVSDQDDLCANQEGHFKTPFDRTAVESQLFSTPKVFRQRRVVSPETEDEQSFTGEQEKETSPWTATQSPYLFRMSKDGVRGAKYGGFHPHCQDSFDLLHTTQKSPVSYSKHVSESLGAQLQSDMSWTSSLNTPPPSTLILSKTDESPCPVSLSDEKNVVLVRKLFPSLSNASRVGVVSPNKNDISNVHQGVVSPEPGQNPESHDSPQSSLNQRDAVWKQTLPDAIEDGDIPRTVASVLDGAENVLSIFFTNSSSALRKVKTDRIKRKQIILTKEHDCSSADTSPTSSAASSEQRTADQAPGRLPSPPPVETGEIGITQWSPLSLSEISRCTVDTSCHDNNPVKQVENKILTEQLRSDPGQLVRPPMKLTDSGFTKKKRTFVYTVKTSKTQVQGKETPSRKMDSDFSGQEVNVKQLRKSPGEADCCRNGKNEVQKNLTEDNLPPSVQAKVQDLDMSQLCKDFAQDFSQMSDPIKLSRIAEDTPQNGFSPSACLSALKQAKKKAVQANLHDCDAISNRRHVSTTNQNNPINEGTISDSGFQSAVVDSTHVTASSFVLPSSEINGQSQQWTGFKTDIHRTTPFTSTNNGNGEAHLDDILPEAEMHGKLSSAVKECQTVGPGRESELHIERTSTQLPSNAKGTVDNNCVLLNGQVHGSLPEKTVDLPSVHTSGFKTASHKGIHISSANLERAKRLLEETEEEMTLSDRPTKCAHDTEDEMSMSDGSVKNPTTNSNQPLSSSEKNADISCQLTASQKADVTELCTLLEEADSQFEFTQFKTAKLKQHCQDNGTTPKEVDRELDPDFLSGIDFDDSFSSEAEKHLAVTVMHDKMALVSDGKPNCETSNVTSKSAGLSLSSAMKKENSSPEEVSFSSKHISEDRSSILSAEPKNLNRHGQTKTSQLENKNPLMLGGVGFKTAGGNVLKVSKKCLSKARALFADLEENLVTSQNPPDKQNSKTDAKTTPKHSVDNHTGDLLHCKKDNSKFTGDTGERVQSCFSNTMESVCSDRKPRRDEDAMKTLKNSVTDTTTRQRGFQIANGKGISISAKSMQEEDAFFRNCDVVSGNAGMSVKPKKSIPLPGSVSLKETLPKGKHVQGIKENLSEEPINEFENGNAGPAARHNVDSHNFGVKSTLALTNAASFRENPSSTAKAHSSLSCTTSKSIGPSAISELSNGGGFCLASGEKVSTSADAMKKAEHLLNEMHTIDDANKQPKQKGDALRTGHLNNQIQVPPSKNGSFQMASGKRVAISSAALKKAKTLLSECDKVEDKICVKPTHSKMAMPGPPPRNSGFLAASGKPVAFSSEALQKAKALFSDISLSAEIPAVPDTRNSDKKQDNADNTEKKHCGFTTAGGAKVHVSQKNLLKAKNLLEEFDDGSFSAKAMQEADAFFKDCDIMDDNDAMSVKHEKSIASVSGSGIGKKNLSKFKNEVSVNISENPGGGRTELENVNMGLVVNHEKMLQPDDVEIHKGVVKNTLDSTKAPSLHGNPTLMTEPLSLRLCTTSIGSSANNELSKGGGFATASGKKVSVSDDAMTKAKSLLNESATFEDTNKQLKHKEDIFPTRNGGFQMASGKGVTISSAALKKAKTLLSECDKVEDKICVKPTHSKMAVPGPPPRNSGFLAASGKPVAFSSEAHQKAKALFSDISLSAEIPAVPDIRNSDKKQDNADNTEKKHCGFTTAGGAKVHVSQKNLLKAKNLLEELADGECHSNSYSTSPHNTHKSDLSKVKDVKRTLNCNLSPEEEMSSVLDCEINQTSSSEGSNVKRPQDSSVVNFQSLNLSGCTETQQRFFAQEALDCTKALLEDESLAGQSLSMTLENAPLQENPKSSYRSVEEQKGTGKRSAEDPDMTGQPPLKRRLLEEFDRTVDGPRGSTFHPEKSFPNDIMKDRRVFKYSVSLHPNITRPHRNGKNYVEPTLQKTKPTQQSTPEDRRSAHSKMPVFVPPFLKDAKTQSHKNTVLKDNTKTPTSFVPPFKKQITVVQESSSKPQEETPFNSNTYVPPTKKTQSNTDVTGNKSKEDIQTVASADTANDNLLNNQNFPVICGSEDSAAEASPVEDTVSTSQDMFQDLHNVELARDMQDMRIRKKKRQTIRPLPGSLFLTKTSGLPRIPLKAAVNGKPPARYTQKQLYGRGVHQHVYEITSETAESFRFNLQQFLKQEAFIDGGGVQLADGGLLIPSNDGTAGKEEFHRALCDTPGVDPKLISEAWVYNHYRWIVWKQASMERSFPETMGSLCLTPEQVLLQLKYRYDVEVDHSRRPALRKIMEKDDTSAKTLVLCVCGVVSRGQSPNRQSFNDTKTPQGADTKVENPSAVVWLTDGWYTIKAQLDEPLTAMLNKGRVAVGGKLIIHGAQLVGSQDACSPLEAPESLMLKICANSSRPTRWDAKLGFHRDPRPFLLPVSCLYSSGGPVGCVDIIILRSYPIQWMERKPDGGVVFRSVRAEEKEARRYNSIKQKAMEILYAKIQAEFEKEDKGNKPQHRRRTITRQEISNLQDGEELYEAVGNDPAYLEAHLSEEQLETLRAYRCSLMEKKQAVLQDRYRRALESAEDSEGICPKREVTPVWRLCVADSMDQPGSVYQLNLWRPSSELQSLVKEGCRYKVYNLTTSDGKKHGCSTTVQLTGTKKSQFQDLQASQELLATHFQPRVSSCFVDLQNPEFQPLCGEIDLTGYVISIVDGQGFSPAFYLTDGKLNFVKVRCFSSLAQAGLDDLVKPHVLLALSNLQLRGQSTSPTPVVYAGDLTLFSTNPKEVHLQESLSQLKNLIQGQENFLPMAEEKLSHLVKSDGLKSISSPALQTRTPASATVRRQDTKTSVTPQQSVRSLGAFTPVSRKPPAANCSSEKDPISLKRKRALDYLSRIPSPPPLSHLGSVASPCINKTFNPPRRSGTPSTLKTVQTPACKPVNSPVEDDWVNDEELAMIDTQALRVGDLL, from the exons ATGGATTTACCCTCCAAAAACATGTACGACACATACAAAGATGAAATCTGGAAAG AGCTGGGACCCCTGGACCCTGACTGGTTTGAGGCACTGACAGCTCAGACATTCACTAGCGAGGGAAATGTCTCTGATCAAGATGACCTGTGTGCCAACCAAGAGGGACATTTTAAAACGCCCTTTGACAGAACTGCAGTAGAAAGTCAGCTGTTTTCAACCCCCAAAGTTTTTAGACAACGGCGAGTTGTGTCTCCTGAAACTGAGGATGAGCAGTCGTTCACTGGTGAACAAG AAAAAGAAACCTCGCCATGGACAGCAACACAAAGTCCATATTTGTTTCGGATGTCAAAAGACGG GGTCCGAGGTGCAAAATATGGAGGTTTCCACCCTCATTGTCAGGACAGTTTTG ATCTGCTTCATACCACACAAAAATCCCCA GTCAGCTATTCCAAGCATGTATCTGAAAGTCTCGGAGCACAGCTTCAGTCTGATATGTCTTGGACCAGTTCTCTGAATACTCCACCACCATCCACCCTGATTTTAT CTAAAACAGATGAGAGTCCCTGTCCAGTGAGTCTTTCTGACgaaaaaaatgttgtt TTGGTACGGAAGCTTTTCCCTTCTCTTTCAAATGCATCCAGAGTCGGAGTCGTGTCACCCAACAAGAATGACATATCTAATGTTCACCAAG GTGTTGTTTCCCCTGAGCCTGGTCAGAATCCAGAGTCCCACGACTCCCCCCAGAGTTCACTGAATCAGCGTGACGCTGTTTGGAAACAGACGCTACCAGATGCTATTGAGGATGGAGATATACCCAGAACTGTAGCAAGTGTTCTTGATGGAGCTGAAAATGTTCTCTCTATATTTTTCACCAACAGTAGTTCAGCATTGAGAAAAGTGAAAACTGACAGAATCAAAAGAAAGCAAATCATCCTGACAAAAGAACATGACTGCAGCTCTGCGGACACCTCACCAACAAGCAGCGCTGCATCCAGTGAACAGAGAACAGCTGATCAGGCGCCTGGCAGGCTTCCCTCACCCCCACCGGTGGAAACTGGAGAGATTGGAATCACCCAGTGGTCTCCGTTGAGTTTATCTGAAATTTCACGTTGTACTGTGGATACTTCTTGCCATGATAATAATCCTGTTAAACAAGTGGAAAACAAGATTTTAACAGAACAACTGCGGAGTGACCCTGGCCAGCTAGTCAGGCCACCTATGAAACTCACAGACTCTGGATTCACTAAGAAAAAGAGAACATTTGTTTACACTGTTAAGACTTCAAAAACGCAGGTTCAAGGAAAAGAAACGCCGTCTCGGAAGATGGACTCTGACTTCTCTG GACAAGAAGTTAATGTGAAGCAGTTGAGGAAATCCCCAGGTGAAGCAGACTGTTGCAGGAATGGGAAGAATGAGGTGCAAAAAAATCTCACCGAAGACAATCTACCTCCCTCTGTACAAGCAAAAGTCCAGGATCTGGACATGTCGCAGCTTTGCAAAGATTTTGCTCAAGACTTCAGTCAAATGTCAGACCCCATCAAACTGAGTAGAATAGCAGAGGATACTCCTCAAAATGGCTTCTCTCCATCAGCTTGTCTGTCAGCCTTGAAACAAGCTAAGAAGAAAGCAGTGCAAGCGAACCTTCATGACTGTGATGCCATCAGTAACAGAAGACATGTTTCTACCACTAATCAAAATAACCCCATCAATGAGGGCACGATAAGTGACAGTGGATTCCAGTCAGCTGTTGTAGATAGCACTCACGTGACTGCATCATCATTTGTTCTTCCCAGCTCAGAGATCAATGGTCAAAGTCAACAGTGGACTGGCTTTAAGACTGATATCCACAGGACCACTCCTTTCACATCTACAAATAACGGAAACGGAGAAGCACATTTGGATGATATTTTACCAGAAGCTGAAATGCATGGCAAACTGTCCAGTGCAGTCAAGGAATGCCAGACAGTGGGCCCCGGCAGAGAGAGTGAGTTGCACATTGAGAGAACATCAACACAACTACCCAGCAATGCAAAAGGAACTGTTGATAACAATTGCGTTCTACTTAATGGTCAAGTTCATGGCAGTCTGCCAGAGAAAACAGTTGATCTTCCTTCCGTCCATACATCAGGATTCAAAACAGCTTCACATAAGGGTATACACATTTCCTCAGCCAACCTGGAGAGAGCCAAACGTCTCTTAGAAGAGACTGAGGAAGAAATGACTTTAAGTGACCGGCCTACCAAATGTGCACATGATACTGAAGATGAAATGAGCATGAGTGATGGATCAGTGAAAAATCCAACCACTAACTCAAACCAACCACTTTCTTCAAGTGAAAAAAATGCGGATATCAGTTGCCAGTTAACAGCTTCACAAAAAGCTGATGTGACTGAGCTGTGCACTCTCTTGGAAGAAGCAGACAGCCAGTTTGAATTTACACAGTTTAAAACCGCAAAGCTGAAACAACACTGTCAAGATAATGGCACCACGCCCAAAGAAGTTGACAGAGAACTTGACCCAGATTTTCTTTCAGGTATAGATTTTGATGACAGTTTTAGTTCAGAAGCTGAAAAGCACCTGGCAGTAACTGTGATGCATGACAAAATGGCCTTAGTTTCAGATGGTAAACCAAACTGTGAAACATCCAACGTCACAAGTAAATCCGCAGGTCTGTCATTGTCGAGTGCAATGAAAAAAGAGAATTCCTCTCCTGAAGAGGTGTCTTTCTCTTCAAAGCACATCTCTGAAGACCGTAGCAGTATTCTGTCAGCTGAACCCAAAAATCTTAACAGACATGGGCAGACTAAAACAAGCCAGCTAGAGAACAAAAATCCTTTAATGCTTGGTGGTGTGGGATTTAAGACTGCAGGAGGAAATGTTTTGAAAGTTTCAAAAAAGTGTCTGAGCAAAGCTAGAGCTTTGTTTGCAGATTTAGAGGAGAATCTTGTGACGAGTCAAAACCCACCTGACAAACAAAATAGCAAAACTGATGCTAAAACAACGCCTAAGCACAGTGTGGATAATCACACTGGTGACCTTTTGCATTGTAAAAAGGATAATTCGAAATTCACAGGTGATACCGGAGAAAGGGTTCAGAGCTGTTTTTCCAACACGATGGAGTCTGTCTGTTCCGACAGAAAACCACGCAGAGATGAAGATGCtatgaaaactttgaaaaacagCGTAACGGACACAACCACGCGTCAAAGGGGGTTCCAGATCGCCAATGGGAAAGGGATTTCTATTTCAGCGAAATCTATGCAAGAGGAAGATGCTTTCTTCAGAAACTGTGATGTTGTCAGCGGTAATGCCGGCATGTCAGTAAAACCTAAAAAGAGCATACCCTTGCCTGGAAGTGTCAGTCTTAAGGAAACCCTTCCAAAAGGTAAACATGTTCAAGGGATAAAAGAAAACCTTTCTGAAGAACCAATCAATGAGTTTGAAAATGGGAATGCTGGTCCAGCTGCACGCCATAATGTGGACAGTCACAATTTTGGTGTCAAGAGTACACTGGCTTTAACAAATGCAGCCTCTTTCCGTGAAAACCCTTCTTCGACTGCAAAGGCACATTCATCTCTCTCATGCACAACATCAAAGAGTATTGGCCCCTCTGCCATCAGTGAATTGAGCAATGGTGGTGGATTTTGTTTAGCCAGTGGGGAGAAAGTATCTACGTCAGCTGATGCAATGAAAAAAGCAGAGCATCTTTTGAATGAAATGCATACAATTGATGATGCaaacaaacaaccaaaacaaaaaggagACGCTTTAAGAACAGGCCATCTCAACAATCAAATTCAGGTTCCACCATCTAAGAATGGTAGCTTTCAGATGGCCAGTGGCAAACGAGTGGCCATTTCATCTGCAGCTCTCAAGAAAGCAAAAACTCTTTTAAGTGAATGTGATAAAGTTGAGGATAAAATCTGTGTAAAACCAACACATTCCAAGATGGCAATGCCTGGTCCACCACCCAGGAATAGTGGATTTCTTGCAGCCAGTGGTAAGCCAGTAGCATTTTCATCTGAGGCCCTCCAGAAGGCAAAAGCTCTCTTCAGTGACATCAGTTTGAGTGCAGAGATCCCAGCTGTTCCAGACACAAGGAACAGTGACAAGAAACAAGACAATGCTGACAATACAGAGAAAAAGCATTGTGGTTTCACAACTGCAGGCGGGGCAAAAGTCCATGTGTCACAGAAAAATCTGTTGAAAGCAAAAAaccttttggaagaatttgatGATGGTTCATTTTCAGCAAAAGCAATGCAAGAAGCAGATGCTTTCTTCAAGGACTGTGACATTATGGATGATAACGATGCTATGTCAGTAAAACATGAGAAAAGTATAGCATCTGTGAGTGGAAGTGGCATTGGGAAGAAAAACCTTTCAAAATTTAAAAACGAGGTGTCCGTAAACATTTCTGAAAATCCTGGAGGTGGGCGCACTGAGTTAGAAAATGTGAACATGGGATTAGTTGTAAACCATGAAAAGATGCTGCAGCCTGATGATGTGGAGATTCACAAAGGTGTTGTTAAGAACACATTGGATTCTACCAAAGCACCTTCTTTACATGGAAACCCAACTTTGATGACAGAGCCACTTTCTCTCCGGTTGTGCACAACATCTATTGGTTCCTCAGCCAACAATGAATTGAGCAAAGGTGGTGGGTTCGCTACTGCCAGTGGGAAGAAAGTATCGGTTTCAGATGATGCAATGACAAAAGCAAAGTCTCTATTGAATGAAAGTGCTACATTTgaggacacaaacaaacaactgAAACACAAAGAAGACATCTTCCCAACACGGAACGGTGGATTTCAGATGGCCAGTGGCAAAGGAGTTACAATTTCATCTGCAGCTCTCAAGAAAGCAAAAACTCTCTTAAGTGAATGTGATAAAGTTGAGGATAAAATCTGTGTAAAACCAACACATTCCAAGATGGCAGTCCCTGGTCCACCACCCAGGAATAGTGGATTTCTTGCAGCCAGTGGTAAGCCTGTAGCGTTTTCATCTGAGGCCCACCAGAAGGCAAAAGCTCTCTTCAGTGACATCAGCTTGAGTGCAGAGATCCCAGCTGTTCCAGACATAAGGAACAGTGACAAGAAACAAGACAATGCTGACAATACAGAGAAAAAGCATTGTGGTTTCACAACTGCAGGGGGGGCAAAAGTCCATGTGTCACAGAAAAATCTGTTGAAAGCAAAAAACCTTTTGGAAGAATTGGCCGATGGAGAGTGTCATTCAAACTCATACTCAACAAGCCCACATAACACCCATAAGTCAGATCTATCAAAAGTGAAAGATGTGAAAAGAACTTTGAATTGTAATCTCAGCCCTGAAGAGGAAATGTCAAGTGTGCTGGACTGTGAAATAAATCAGACAAGCAGCAGCGAGGGATCGAATGTCAAAAGGCCACAAGATTCTTCAGTTGTAAACTTTCAGTCACTTAACCTAAGTGGCTGCACTGAAACCCAGCAGAGGTTTTTCGCCCAGGAAGCTCTGGACTGCACTAAAGCTTTGTTAGAGGATGAAAGTCTAGCTGGCCAAAGTCTCTCAATGACTTTAGAAAATGCGCCACTGCAAGAAAACCCAAAATCCAGCTACAGATCTGTAGAGGAACAAAAAGGAACTGGGAAAAGATCAGCCGAGGACCCAGATATGACTG GTCAGCCTCCCCTGAAAAGAAGATTACTGGAAGAATTCGACAGAACTGTCGATGGCCCAAGAGGTTCAACCTTCCATCCGGAAAAAAGTTTTCCAAATG ATATAATGAAAGACAGGAGGGTTTTCAAGTACAGCGTCTCTCTCCATCCAAACATCACGAGACCACACAG GAATGGAAAGAATTATGTGGAACCCACCTTGCAAAAGACAAAACCAACACAACAGTCAACCCCAGAAGACCGCAGATCAGCACATTCCAAGATGCCGGTGTTTGTTCCTCCATTCCTCAAGGATGCAAAGACACAGAGTCACAAGAATACAGTGCTTAAGGACAACACAAAAACACCCACTTCATTTGTTCCTCCATTCAAAAAGCAAATAACTGTTGTCCAAGAGAGCTCCTCTAAACCCCAAGAGGAAACACCCTTTAACAGCAACACTTATGTACCGCCcactaaaaaaacacaaagcaacACAGATGTAACTGGTAATAAAAGCAAAGAAGACATTCAGACGGTGGCCTCGGCTGACACTGCAAATGATAATCTGCTAAATAATCAAAACTTTCCTGTTATCTGTGGATCCGAGGACTCTGCTGCAGAGGCCTCACCTGTGGAGGACACAGTGTCCACAAGCCAAG ACATGTTTCAGGATCTTCATAATGTAGAGCTGGCACGAGATATGCAAGACATGAGGATCAGGAAAAAGAAGCGCCAGACCATTCGACCTTTGCCGGGAAGTTTGTTCCTAACCAAAACCTCCGGATTGCCGAGGATACCATTAAAAGCTGCAGTAAATGGAAAGCCTCCTGCAAGATACACCCAAAAACAG ctgtATGGACGTGGAGTTCATCAGCATGTGTATGAGATCACCAGTGAGACGGCCGAATCTTTTCGCTTCAATTTACAGCAGTTCCTCAAACAGGAAGCCTTTATAGACGGCGGTGGTGTTCAGCTTGCTGATGGAGGATTACTGATCCCCAGCAATGATGGGACTGCAGGGAAAGAAGAGTTTCATAG AGCATTATGTGACACCCCAGGTGTGGACCCTAAACTGATCAGTGAGGCGTGGGTGTACAATCACTACCGATGGATTGTATGGAAGCAGGCCTCCATGGAAAGATCATTTCCAGAAACAATGGGCAGCCTCTGTCTCACCCCAGAGCAGGTCCTCCTACAACTCAAGTACAG ATATGATGTAGAGGTGGACCACAGCCGCAGGCCGGCTCTAAGAAAGATCATGGAAAAGGATGACACATCAGCCAAAACCCTGGTCCTCTGTGTATGCGGGGTCGTCTCCAGGGGCCAGTCCCCAAACAGACAGAGTTTCAATGACACTAAGACTCCACAAGGTGCTGATACCAAGGTTGAAAACCCGTCTGCAGTTGTCTGGCTGACAGATGGATGGTACACCATTAAAGCCCAGCTGGATGAACCTTTGACTGCCATGCTTAACAAAGGTCGAGTGGCTGTCGGTGGGAAGTTGATCATCCATGGAGCTCAGCTGGTGGGATCTCAAGATGCTTGCTCCCCTCTGGAGGCACCTGAATCTCTCATGTTAAAG ATTTGCGCCAATAGCAGCAGACCTACACGATGGGATGCTAAGCTGGGATTTCACAGGGATCCACGGCCATTCCTGCTTCCTGTCTCCTGTTTGTACAGCAGCGGAGGACCAGTAGGATGTGTGGACATTATAATTCTGAGAAGCTACCCCATCCAG TGGATGGAGAGGAAACCAGACGGAGGCGTAGTGTTCCGTTCTGTTCGCGCAGAAGAGAAGGAGGCGAGACGATACAACAGCATCAAACAAAAAGCTATGGAGATCCTATACGCCAAGATTCAAGCGGAATTTGAAAAGGAGGACAAAG GTAATAAACCTCAACATAGAAGACGGACAATCACCCGTCAGGAGATTTCAAATCTTCAAGATGGAGAGGAGCTCTATGAAGCAGTGGGGAATGACCCAGCTTACCTCGAG GCTCATTTGAGTGAAGAGCAGTTGGAGACTCTGCGTGCCTACCGGTGTTCTCTGATGGAGAAGAAGCAGGCTGTTCTGCAGGATCGCTACCGGAGAGCTTTAGAAAGTGCAGAGGACAGCGAAGGTATCTGTCCCAAGCGAGAGGTTACACCTGTGTGGAGACTCTGCGTTGCTGACTCCATGGACCAACCAGGCAGTG tttaccagTTGAATCTTTGGCGACCTTCCTCGGAGCTTCAGTCTTTAGTGAAGGAAGGCTGTCGATACAAAGTCTATAACCTCACCACTTCGGATGGAAAGAAACATGGTTGTAGCACAACAGTTCAGCTGACTGGGACAAAGAAATCCCAGTTTCAGGACCTACAG GCTTCTCAGGAATTGTTAGCCACACATTTTCAACCGAGGGTCTCTTCCTGTTTTGTGGATCTTCAAAACCCAGAATTCCAGCCGCTGTGTGGAGAAATTGATCTCACAGGATATGTCATCAGTATCGTAGATGGGCAGG GTTTCTCTCCTGCATTTTATTTGACCGATGGGAAACTGAACTTTGTCAAAGTGCGCTGTTTTAGCAGCTTGGCTCAGGCTGGCTTAGATGATTTGGTAAAACCACATGTCCTCTTGGCTCTGAGCAACCTGCAGCTGAGAGGTCAGTCCACATCTCCCACTCCTGTTGTGTACGCTGGAGATCTGACCCTCTTCTCAACAAACCCCAAGGAAGTACATCTACAGGAATCCCTCAGCCAACTCAAAAACCTGATCCAG GGTCAGGAGAACTTCCTTCCAATGGCTGAGGAGAAGTTATCACATTTAGTCAAATCTGATGGCCTAAAGTCCATCTCCTCTCCAGCTCTGCAAACACGAACCCCAGCTTCTGCAACGGTCAGAAGacaagacacaaaaacaagt GTGACCCCTCAGCAGTCAGTCAGAAGCCTTGGAGCATTCACTCCGGTCAGTAGGAAACCTCCCGCAGCAAACTGTTCGTCAGAGAAAGACCCTATCAGCCTGAAGAGGAAGAGAGCTCTGGACTATCTGTCTCGCATCCCGTCTCCACCACCTCTCTCCCATCTGGGCTCAGTGGCGTCTCCATGTATAAATAAGACATTCAACCCCCCTCGGAGGTCTGGGACACCTAGCACTTTAAAAACTGTACAGACTCCAGCTTGCAAACCTGTCAATTCACCCGTGGAGGATGATTGGGTGAATGACGAGGAACTGGCTATGATTGATACTCAGGCATTGCGTGTTGGTGATTTACTGTAG